A genomic window from Halogeometricum borinquense DSM 11551 includes:
- a CDS encoding DUF790 family protein — MLTKDLRRVSRAGGGYHPQFVGRESRPLAARVIGVFQGHVGEPRHRLDDALSSLEDEADDFKLVRGLAALLDREATFEVVAPLPPTRVRRATFEEAETAGVPTTTEARTAVLKRVADRLGTDTEAIEESLYADRAVNEVLTEFDARWSPDSLLEQYNLSLAQTALFDATEVRVRSSDPKRLVSAVKRLGLMYEIRRDGETRELVVTGPDALFRRTRRYGTAFARLLRTVAGTAEWTMTATIDDRGTEREMTLSDADLSVPNVEPVTEPTYDSGVEADFAARFEGLDLDWELVREPEPLAAGARAMIPDFAFVYRPGGDAAGENSGDDPEFRVFFEVMGFWTPEYVEKKLDQFATVSDDVELVVAADESLAVAEDVAELDHRVVTYSGSVHVKDVVDLLRIYEDELIAEAADDLPDELSPDADVASLAELADSYAVAEDALESVSFPDHEQVGRALVRPAVVDALGDELEAGMSLSDAEAILEEYGLSDASAVLSRLGYRVEWEGLTGGTLREKQ, encoded by the coding sequence GTGCTGACGAAAGACCTCCGCCGCGTCTCCCGTGCGGGCGGCGGCTACCATCCGCAGTTCGTCGGACGCGAGTCGCGGCCTCTCGCGGCGCGCGTTATCGGCGTGTTTCAGGGCCACGTGGGCGAACCTCGCCACCGTCTCGACGACGCCCTCTCGTCGCTCGAAGACGAGGCCGACGACTTCAAACTCGTCCGCGGACTCGCTGCGCTCCTCGACCGGGAAGCGACGTTCGAGGTCGTGGCCCCTCTCCCACCGACGCGTGTTCGTCGGGCGACGTTTGAGGAGGCTGAGACGGCAGGTGTCCCCACCACGACGGAGGCGCGGACGGCGGTTCTCAAGCGCGTCGCGGATCGTCTCGGAACCGACACCGAGGCTATCGAAGAATCGTTGTACGCCGATAGAGCGGTGAACGAGGTGTTGACGGAGTTCGACGCTCGTTGGTCTCCCGATTCGTTGTTGGAGCAGTACAATCTCTCGCTCGCACAGACTGCACTGTTCGACGCCACCGAAGTTCGCGTCCGGAGTTCAGACCCGAAGCGACTCGTCTCGGCGGTGAAACGCCTCGGTCTGATGTACGAGATTCGCCGTGACGGCGAGACGCGCGAACTCGTCGTTACAGGCCCCGATGCGCTCTTCCGCCGGACGCGACGCTACGGGACGGCGTTCGCGCGTCTGCTCCGGACCGTCGCCGGAACCGCCGAGTGGACCATGACAGCGACTATCGACGACCGCGGAACCGAACGCGAGATGACGCTTTCCGATGCTGATCTCTCAGTTCCCAACGTCGAACCGGTGACGGAACCGACGTACGACAGCGGCGTCGAAGCCGACTTCGCCGCCCGGTTCGAGGGGTTGGACCTCGATTGGGAACTCGTGCGCGAACCCGAACCGCTCGCGGCAGGCGCGCGGGCGATGATTCCCGACTTCGCGTTCGTGTACCGGCCCGGTGGCGACGCCGCAGGCGAGAACTCCGGCGACGACCCCGAGTTCCGCGTCTTCTTCGAGGTGATGGGATTCTGGACGCCCGAGTACGTCGAGAAGAAACTCGACCAGTTCGCCACCGTCTCAGACGATGTGGAACTCGTCGTCGCCGCTGACGAGTCGCTAGCTGTCGCCGAGGACGTGGCCGAACTCGACCACCGCGTCGTCACCTATTCGGGATCGGTCCATGTGAAAGACGTGGTGGACCTGCTTCGCATCTACGAGGATGAACTGATTGCCGAAGCAGCGGACGACCTCCCTGACGAACTCTCTCCTGACGCTGACGTGGCTTCGCTCGCCGAACTCGCTGACTCCTACGCCGTCGCCGAGGACGCCCTCGAATCGGTATCGTTCCCCGACCACGAACAGGTCGGGCGGGCGTTAGTTCGGCCCGCCGTGGTAGACGCGCTCGGTGACGAACTCGAAGCCGGGATGTCGCTGTCGGACGCCGAAGCGATTCTGGAAGAATACGGTCTCTCCGACGCTTCGGCGGTTCTTTCCCGTCTCGGTTACCGAGTCGAATGGGAAGGTCTCACTGGCGGGACACTCCGCGAGAAGCAATAG
- a CDS encoding DUF7122 family protein has product MSDETTGNGTEDQTPENDGQQFDRLPATAEDRVVAGRPTREEVVEWWEQRYEVPPETWDGHTFWEKGNGKIWAFAADVPTPSPVEGLGLRILRARQEHWKPSTNAVQRFCGEATKNVVVLEGDEADRFVRGEDQELDRWDGDWGYLVAAHEFEGEREPIGVGLYLHGELRSTVPKGRQEDLS; this is encoded by the coding sequence ATGAGCGACGAGACGACTGGAAACGGGACGGAAGACCAGACGCCCGAGAACGACGGCCAGCAGTTCGACCGCCTCCCGGCGACGGCCGAGGACCGCGTCGTCGCCGGCCGCCCCACCCGCGAGGAGGTTGTCGAGTGGTGGGAACAGCGGTACGAAGTCCCACCGGAGACGTGGGACGGCCACACCTTCTGGGAGAAAGGCAACGGGAAGATTTGGGCGTTCGCCGCCGACGTGCCGACGCCGTCACCCGTCGAAGGACTCGGTCTGCGCATCCTCCGCGCACGGCAGGAACACTGGAAACCCTCCACCAACGCCGTCCAGCGGTTCTGCGGTGAAGCGACGAAGAACGTCGTCGTCCTCGAAGGTGACGAGGCGGACCGATTCGTGCGCGGCGAGGACCAAGAACTCGACCGATGGGACGGCGACTGGGGCTATCTCGTCGCCGCTCACGAGTTCGAAGGCGAGAGAGAACCTATCGGCGTCGGTCTCTATCTCCACGGCGAACTCCGCTCGACGGTTCCGAAAGGTCGCCAAGAAGACCTGTCGTAA
- a CDS encoding RsmB/NOP family class I SAM-dependent RNA methyltransferase, with amino-acid sequence MNPLERYAPLVDDEDAFFAACDRPLPSVVRVNTIKTTVDRARSALDAENVGYEPTDWHPGILKLDERGPGTTWPYFHGWLHGQEEVSALPALALDPEPGEIVWDACAAPGSKTTQLADLMDDTGVLIGNDNNLGRLSALRHNAERLGVSNLVVTNQDARNYSLKPFGEDTDDSAAIDAFDKALVDAPCSCEGTIRKNPDALDRWTMNHVHSVAGIQKGILRRAVQATRPGGTVVYSTCTFAPEENEAVLDHVLGEEDCKLVPWDAPDNFETAPGVTEWEDEEYDPSVELAHRVYPHHNDTGGFFCAKLEVTA; translated from the coding sequence ATGAACCCCTTAGAGCGGTACGCGCCGCTCGTGGACGACGAGGACGCGTTCTTCGCGGCCTGCGACCGGCCGCTCCCGTCCGTCGTCCGCGTCAACACCATCAAGACGACGGTTGATCGCGCACGTTCGGCCCTCGACGCCGAAAACGTCGGCTACGAGCCCACCGACTGGCATCCCGGCATCCTGAAACTCGACGAACGCGGCCCCGGGACGACGTGGCCGTACTTCCACGGCTGGTTGCACGGCCAAGAGGAAGTGTCGGCGCTTCCGGCGCTCGCGCTCGACCCGGAACCCGGCGAAATCGTCTGGGACGCCTGCGCCGCCCCCGGCAGTAAGACGACGCAACTCGCAGACCTGATGGACGATACCGGCGTCCTCATCGGTAACGACAACAATCTCGGCCGTCTCTCGGCGCTCCGCCACAACGCCGAACGCCTCGGCGTCAGCAACCTCGTCGTGACGAATCAGGACGCGCGAAACTACTCGCTGAAACCGTTCGGTGAGGACACCGACGACTCGGCGGCCATCGATGCGTTCGACAAGGCCCTCGTGGACGCGCCGTGTTCCTGTGAGGGAACGATTCGAAAGAACCCCGACGCGCTCGACCGATGGACGATGAACCACGTCCACAGCGTCGCCGGCATCCAGAAAGGAATTCTCCGGCGTGCTGTCCAAGCCACTCGACCCGGCGGTACCGTCGTTTACTCGACGTGTACGTTCGCACCCGAGGAGAACGAGGCCGTCCTCGATCATGTCCTCGGCGAGGAAGACTGCAAACTCGTCCCGTGGGACGCCCCTGACAACTTCGAGACAGCACCCGGCGTCACCGAGTGGGAAGACGAGGAGTACGACCCGTCGGTCGAACTCGCCCACCGCGTCTATCCGCATCACAACGACACGGGCGGGTTCTTCTGCGCGAAACTGGAGGTGACAGCATGA
- a CDS encoding proteasome assembly chaperone family protein, which translates to MAKIAVLDDSVSLSEPTMVEGLPGVGLVGKIAADHLVEAFDMVHYGNLHCDGIPKVAVYHEGDPELSTPVRLYADAERDLLVLQSDVPIVPQAATEVANCLSSWFDDIESMPIFLSGLPQEKSEDVPALYAVAAGEGAAMVEEAGIDFPNEMGLISGPTGALLHDALKNDRTAVGLIVESDPQFPDPEASRVIIKKGIEPLAGIEVPVDNLVDRAEEIRNAKKQLAQRMQQGDEESTQAQPLRMYQ; encoded by the coding sequence ATGGCCAAAATAGCCGTCCTCGACGACAGTGTGTCGCTTTCCGAACCGACGATGGTTGAAGGACTGCCCGGCGTCGGGTTGGTCGGCAAGATTGCGGCCGACCACCTCGTAGAGGCGTTCGATATGGTCCACTACGGTAACCTCCACTGCGACGGTATTCCGAAAGTGGCCGTCTATCACGAGGGAGATCCCGAACTTTCGACGCCCGTCCGCCTCTACGCCGACGCGGAGCGCGATCTGCTCGTCCTCCAGAGCGACGTTCCCATCGTGCCGCAAGCCGCGACTGAAGTCGCTAACTGCCTCTCCTCGTGGTTCGACGACATAGAGAGTATGCCCATCTTCCTCTCGGGACTCCCGCAGGAGAAATCCGAAGACGTTCCCGCGTTGTACGCCGTCGCTGCGGGTGAAGGAGCAGCTATGGTCGAAGAGGCGGGCATCGACTTCCCCAACGAGATGGGCCTGATCTCCGGACCGACGGGCGCGTTGCTGCACGATGCCCTCAAGAACGACCGCACGGCGGTCGGCCTGATCGTCGAGTCGGACCCGCAATTCCCTGACCCCGAAGCTTCCCGCGTCATCATCAAGAAGGGGATCGAACCGCTGGCGGGCATCGAAGTACCCGTTGACAATCTCGTTGATCGGGCCGAAGAGATTCGCAACGCGAAGAAACAACTCGCGCAGCGGATGCAACAGGGTGACGAGGAGAGTACGCAAGCCCAACCGCTCCGAATGTACCAGTAG
- a CDS encoding nucleotide exchange factor GrpE: MTDESPDGRVSESADADETTDPDVDGSDTTADATAAAEQNGEAEAAETETAAEKEAEAETAETETAEAEAVGDAANAETTGDVAARVAEYDDELADEVAALERRVQKLETKLATKAEEADELTERLKRTQADFQNYKKRAKKRQDQIRETATEDFVERVVTVRDNLLRALDQDEDADIRPGIESTLEEFDRILADEDVSTIDPEPGEEVDPTRHEVMMRVESDQPEGTVADVYQPGYEMAEKVIREAQITVSKDDE; encoded by the coding sequence ATGACCGACGAGTCCCCCGACGGCCGTGTGTCCGAGAGCGCAGACGCTGACGAGACGACGGACCCCGACGTCGATGGGTCCGACACGACGGCCGATGCAACAGCAGCGGCCGAGCAGAACGGGGAAGCCGAGGCGGCCGAAACGGAGACGGCCGCAGAGAAGGAAGCCGAAGCGGAGACTGCTGAAACCGAGACTGCTGAAGCGGAGGCAGTTGGCGACGCAGCGAATGCCGAAACGACGGGTGATGTTGCTGCCCGCGTCGCGGAGTACGACGACGAACTCGCCGACGAGGTGGCCGCACTCGAACGACGAGTCCAGAAACTCGAAACCAAACTCGCTACGAAAGCCGAGGAAGCGGACGAACTCACCGAGCGTCTGAAACGGACGCAGGCGGACTTCCAGAACTACAAGAAACGCGCGAAGAAGCGACAGGACCAGATCCGAGAGACGGCGACCGAGGACTTCGTCGAACGCGTCGTCACCGTCCGCGACAACCTCCTTCGCGCTCTGGATCAGGACGAAGATGCCGACATCCGTCCGGGGATCGAATCGACGCTGGAGGAGTTCGACCGCATCCTCGCCGACGAGGACGTATCAACTATCGACCCCGAACCGGGCGAAGAAGTTGACCCGACGCGCCACGAAGTGATGATGCGCGTCGAGAGCGACCAGCCAGAGGGAACCGTTGCTGACGTGTATCAGCCGGGATACGAGATGGCCGAGAAAGTCATCCGCGAAGCGCAGATTACGGTCAGTAAAGACGACGAGTAA
- a CDS encoding alpha/beta hydrolase produces MRFSVHGDGGEDLLFVLGWGNEPDDKHVSWLLDRLTEEYCVHAVTLPMNGWDFDDQYLSPVRTYYEDHDFDVVLSHSTGGLIAAHLADVVDNAPRNVFLSPWWGTAPNDGFESVVLPYYLQIPTTRRLFSPERDTPVIGDLKSEDEYDEAPQGISPAFLRTIMDAQARLPYFREQDVVFCSLSDRMVSVRAIGDRTPTENLRPYDGGHEFFSSSGREAVVEDVLAVLDEGVDAIRGPSSTSSYGNVPAEMD; encoded by the coding sequence ATGCGATTTTCCGTCCACGGCGACGGTGGTGAGGATCTGCTGTTCGTCCTCGGCTGGGGCAACGAACCTGACGACAAACACGTCTCGTGGTTGCTCGACAGACTCACCGAGGAGTACTGTGTCCACGCTGTCACCCTCCCGATGAACGGCTGGGACTTCGATGATCAGTATCTCTCCCCCGTCCGGACGTACTACGAGGATCACGACTTCGACGTGGTGCTGAGTCACAGCACCGGCGGACTCATCGCCGCGCATCTCGCGGATGTGGTGGACAACGCTCCCCGAAACGTGTTTTTGAGTCCGTGGTGGGGGACAGCCCCGAACGATGGGTTCGAGTCGGTAGTTCTGCCGTACTATCTCCAGATCCCGACCACTCGGCGGCTGTTCTCGCCCGAACGAGACACCCCGGTTATCGGTGACCTGAAGTCCGAAGACGAGTACGACGAAGCACCGCAAGGCATCTCGCCCGCGTTCCTTCGGACAATTATGGACGCACAAGCGCGACTCCCCTATTTCCGAGAGCAGGACGTGGTGTTCTGTTCGCTATCGGATCGGATGGTCAGTGTCCGCGCCATCGGTGACCGGACACCGACCGAGAACCTCCGTCCGTACGACGGCGGCCACGAGTTCTTCTCTTCTTCCGGTCGGGAAGCGGTGGTCGAGGACGTGTTGGCAGTACTCGACGAGGGAGTTGACGCAATTCGAGGACCGTCCTCGACCTCGTCATACGGTAACGTTCCTGCCGAGATGGACTGA
- the dnaK gene encoding molecular chaperone DnaK: MASNKILGIDLGTTNSAFAVMEGGDPEIIVNAEGDRTTPSVVAFTDDDERLVGKPAKNQAIQNPDHTIRSIKRHMGEEDYTVEIDDEEYTPEQISAMTLQKIKRDAEDYLGDEVEKAVITVPAYFNDRQRQATKDAGEIAGFEVERIINEPTAASMAYGLDDDSDQTVLVYDLGGGTFDVSVLDLGGGVYEVVATNGDNDLGGDDWDQAIIDWLAEEFENNHGIDLREDRQALQRLKDAAEEAKIELSSRKETTINLPFITATDSGPVHLEEKLTRAKFESLTSDLIDRTVGPTEQALEDAGYTKEDIDDVILVGGSTRMPQVHEKVEEMLGIEPKKNVNPDEAVALGAAIQGGVLGGEVDDIVLLDVTPLSLGIEVKGGLFERLIEKNTTIPTEESKIFTTAADNQTSVQVRVFQGEREIAEENELLGEFQLTGIPPAPAGTPQIEVTFNIDENGIVNVEAEDKGSGNAESITIEGGAGLSDEEIEQMQEEAEQHAEEDEQRRERIEARNEAESAVQRAETLLEENEEQVDDDLRADIEAAMDDVEATLEDEDATKEELEDATEALSKELQEIGKQMYQQQAQAQGAQAGAGGAGPGGAGGMGGMGGQGGQSPGDDDEYVDADFEDVDEDDEDA, translated from the coding sequence ATGGCGAGCAACAAGATTCTCGGTATCGACCTCGGTACCACGAACAGCGCTTTCGCGGTGATGGAGGGTGGGGACCCCGAAATTATCGTGAACGCCGAGGGCGACCGCACCACTCCCTCCGTGGTGGCGTTCACCGACGACGACGAGCGTCTCGTCGGCAAGCCCGCAAAGAATCAGGCGATTCAGAACCCGGACCACACGATTCGTTCTATCAAGCGCCACATGGGTGAGGAGGACTACACCGTCGAAATCGACGACGAGGAGTACACTCCCGAGCAGATTTCGGCGATGACCCTCCAGAAGATCAAACGCGACGCCGAAGACTACCTCGGCGACGAGGTAGAGAAGGCCGTTATCACCGTTCCGGCGTACTTCAACGACCGCCAGCGTCAGGCGACGAAGGACGCCGGCGAAATCGCCGGCTTCGAGGTCGAACGCATCATCAACGAACCGACAGCCGCCTCCATGGCCTACGGACTGGACGACGACTCCGACCAGACCGTTCTCGTCTACGACCTCGGCGGCGGGACGTTCGACGTTTCTGTTCTCGACCTCGGCGGCGGCGTCTACGAAGTTGTTGCCACGAACGGTGACAACGACCTCGGTGGCGACGACTGGGACCAGGCCATCATCGACTGGTTGGCCGAAGAGTTCGAGAACAACCACGGTATCGACCTCCGCGAGGATCGGCAGGCCCTTCAGCGTCTGAAGGACGCCGCCGAAGAGGCGAAGATCGAACTCTCCTCGCGCAAGGAGACGACCATCAACCTGCCGTTCATCACGGCGACGGACTCCGGTCCGGTCCACCTCGAAGAGAAACTCACACGTGCGAAGTTCGAGTCGCTCACGTCGGACCTCATCGACCGTACGGTAGGCCCGACGGAGCAAGCGCTCGAAGACGCCGGGTACACGAAAGAGGACATCGACGACGTGATTCTCGTCGGTGGCTCCACCCGGATGCCACAGGTCCACGAGAAGGTCGAGGAGATGCTCGGTATCGAACCGAAGAAGAACGTCAACCCCGACGAGGCAGTCGCCCTCGGCGCAGCGATTCAGGGCGGCGTCCTCGGCGGCGAAGTGGACGACATCGTCCTCCTCGACGTGACGCCACTCAGCCTCGGTATCGAGGTGAAAGGTGGCCTGTTCGAGCGACTCATCGAGAAGAACACCACGATCCCGACCGAGGAATCGAAGATCTTCACCACGGCCGCGGACAACCAGACCTCCGTACAGGTTCGTGTCTTCCAGGGTGAACGCGAGATTGCCGAGGAGAACGAACTGCTCGGCGAGTTCCAACTCACCGGCATCCCACCGGCACCCGCCGGAACGCCGCAGATCGAGGTCACGTTCAACATCGACGAGAACGGTATCGTCAACGTCGAAGCCGAGGACAAAGGCTCCGGCAACGCCGAGTCGATCACCATCGAAGGCGGCGCTGGCCTCTCAGACGAAGAGATCGAGCAGATGCAAGAGGAGGCCGAACAGCACGCCGAAGAGGACGAACAGCGGCGTGAGCGCATCGAGGCCCGCAACGAGGCCGAGAGCGCAGTCCAGCGCGCGGAGACGCTCCTCGAAGAGAACGAAGAGCAGGTTGACGACGACCTGCGCGCCGACATCGAGGCCGCGATGGACGATGTCGAGGCGACGCTCGAAGACGAGGACGCGACGAAGGAGGAACTCGAAGACGCGACCGAGGCGCTCTCGAAGGAACTCCAGGAGATCGGCAAGCAGATGTACCAGCAGCAGGCCCAAGCCCAAGGTGCACAGGCCGGTGCCGGCGGTGCCGGACCCGGCGGTGCAGGCGGAATGGGCGGTATGGGCGGCCAAGGCGGCCAGAGTCCCGGCGACGACGACGAATACGTAGACGCCGACTTCGAAGATGTAGACGAGGACGACGAAGACGCGTAA
- the dnaJ gene encoding molecular chaperone DnaJ: MSEDFYDVLGVSRDASEDEIKQAYRKKAAQYHPDVSDEPDAEEKFKKVKKAKEVLTDEQKRRQYDQLGHDRFEQAEKRGGVGGAGGMGGRGNPFGGAGGGQGNPFEDIFSQFFGGGGGMGGQGQQRNRPRQGQNLRTRVSLDLEEAYEGVEKQFSVERPERCPECDGDGHPADAEVHTCPQCNGQGQTTTVRDTPLGRVQQTQTCRQCNGEGQTYSERCSQCNGDGVVREEATLEVTIPAGIRDGQTLRMEREGAPGENGGPNGDLLIEVSIREHEDFERDGDDLHHRLAISFPQAVFGATVEVPTVNGTTELEIPKGTQSGESFRIRNEGMPHLRGRGNGDLHVQVQVVTPENLNDEQREALEAFAEAGGEEVNVNEGFFEKIKNSL; this comes from the coding sequence ATGAGCGAGGACTTCTACGACGTACTCGGCGTTTCACGAGACGCGTCCGAGGACGAGATCAAGCAGGCCTACCGAAAGAAGGCCGCACAGTACCATCCGGACGTTTCCGACGAACCCGACGCAGAGGAGAAGTTCAAGAAGGTAAAGAAGGCAAAGGAGGTCCTGACTGACGAGCAGAAGCGTCGGCAGTACGACCAGTTGGGTCACGACCGGTTCGAACAGGCCGAAAAACGCGGCGGTGTCGGCGGCGCTGGCGGCATGGGCGGTCGGGGGAACCCGTTCGGCGGCGCTGGCGGCGGCCAAGGCAACCCCTTCGAGGACATCTTCAGCCAGTTCTTCGGCGGTGGCGGTGGCATGGGCGGCCAGGGCCAACAGCGTAACCGGCCACGACAGGGCCAGAACCTCCGAACGCGCGTGAGCCTCGACCTCGAAGAGGCCTACGAGGGCGTCGAAAAGCAGTTCTCCGTCGAGCGCCCCGAACGCTGTCCGGAGTGCGATGGCGACGGCCACCCTGCCGATGCCGAGGTACACACCTGCCCGCAGTGTAACGGACAGGGACAGACGACGACCGTCCGAGACACGCCGCTCGGCCGCGTTCAGCAGACGCAGACCTGTCGCCAGTGCAACGGCGAGGGGCAGACGTACAGCGAGCGGTGTTCGCAGTGTAACGGCGACGGCGTCGTCCGCGAGGAAGCGACGCTGGAGGTCACTATTCCGGCGGGCATCCGCGACGGGCAGACGCTCCGGATGGAGCGCGAAGGCGCGCCCGGCGAGAACGGCGGGCCGAACGGTGACCTCCTCATCGAGGTTTCCATCCGCGAGCACGAGGACTTCGAACGCGACGGCGACGACCTGCACCACCGTCTCGCTATCTCCTTCCCGCAGGCCGTCTTCGGCGCGACGGTGGAGGTGCCGACGGTCAACGGAACGACCGAGTTAGAGATTCCGAAAGGCACCCAAAGCGGCGAGTCGTTCCGCATCCGCAACGAGGGCATGCCTCACCTGCGCGGTCGGGGTAACGGTGACCTCCACGTGCAGGTGCAGGTCGTGACGCCCGAGAACCTGAACGACGAGCAGCGCGAAGCACTCGAAGCGTTCGCGGAAGCCGGTGGCGAAGAGGTGAACGTGAACGAGGGCTTCTTCGAGAAGATCAAGAACTCACTGTAA
- a CDS encoding M48 family metallopeptidase, with translation MKTDTSLSLRMGLTVFVLLGLLVVAVLAITGFFAAVFAVVGYPITFAPVLALVFVGGVALWEHYMGLGLLDRLAAYEEKPEQRPELSRTVSALASQVGIPMPTIALVDTDEPIALTTGLSQSNATIVLSQGILDRLDGDELRAVLAHEVAHIANSDAAVMTVALAPVVLADHIQSLSTPQQSSDQHPAGSVIYGLATTFELGARIAVGNLSRAREFAADRGAVTITGDAAALASALRTLEGTEIPETDLRERTDVAALSVVAGQRGVTADLSGLRRGYFGSVFRYLEDLTRTHPPVKERLERLTALDRDGIGASEE, from the coding sequence GTGAAGACCGACACGTCTCTCAGTCTCCGGATGGGTCTTACTGTCTTCGTCCTTCTCGGCCTCTTAGTCGTCGCCGTTCTCGCGATCACGGGATTCTTCGCCGCTGTGTTCGCGGTGGTTGGCTATCCCATCACCTTTGCACCGGTGTTGGCACTCGTCTTCGTCGGTGGCGTCGCCCTCTGGGAACACTACATGGGTCTCGGACTCCTCGACCGTCTCGCCGCCTACGAGGAGAAACCGGAGCAGCGGCCCGAACTGTCACGAACCGTCAGCGCGCTTGCTTCGCAGGTGGGTATCCCCATGCCAACTATTGCTCTCGTTGATACTGACGAACCAATCGCACTCACGACGGGATTGAGTCAGTCGAACGCGACTATCGTCCTCTCGCAGGGCATTCTGGATAGACTGGACGGCGACGAACTCCGTGCCGTTCTCGCTCACGAGGTGGCGCACATTGCCAACAGCGACGCGGCGGTGATGACAGTCGCCCTTGCGCCCGTCGTACTGGCCGACCATATCCAGTCACTCTCGACGCCGCAACAGAGCAGTGACCAACATCCCGCGGGATCGGTCATTTACGGTCTGGCGACGACCTTTGAGTTAGGAGCGCGGATCGCTGTCGGCAACCTCTCGCGTGCGAGGGAATTCGCCGCGGACCGCGGCGCGGTGACGATAACGGGTGACGCTGCGGCACTGGCGAGCGCACTCCGTACGCTGGAGGGCACCGAGATACCGGAGACCGACCTCCGAGAGCGAACTGATGTTGCCGCGCTCTCCGTCGTCGCGGGACAACGCGGTGTGACGGCCGACCTCAGTGGGTTACGGCGTGGCTATTTCGGCAGCGTATTCAGATATCTCGAAGACCTGACGCGGACGCACCCACCAGTCAAAGAGCGACTGGAACGACTGACGGCACTGGACAGAGACGGAATCGGCGCGAGCGAGGAGTGA
- a CDS encoding cupin domain-containing protein, which translates to MSHTRANYRDVAATADALHFMREELDTENLGFTVVEADPDWTGMEHDHADEDHEEVYFLVEGEASLVVEGDEVELNPGDAVRVSPDAERQIRNGPVESRFVIVGAP; encoded by the coding sequence ATGTCCCATACGAGAGCGAACTACCGAGACGTGGCGGCGACAGCCGACGCGTTGCACTTCATGCGCGAGGAACTCGACACCGAGAACCTCGGATTCACCGTCGTGGAGGCCGACCCCGACTGGACCGGAATGGAACACGACCACGCCGACGAGGATCACGAGGAGGTGTACTTCCTCGTAGAGGGCGAGGCGTCGCTCGTCGTTGAAGGCGACGAAGTGGAACTGAATCCGGGGGACGCCGTGCGCGTTTCACCTGACGCCGAAAGACAGATTCGAAACGGACCCGTCGAGAGCCGATTCGTCATCGTCGGTGCGCCGTAG